A genomic window from Gossypium hirsutum isolate 1008001.06 chromosome D10, Gossypium_hirsutum_v2.1, whole genome shotgun sequence includes:
- the LOC107916055 gene encoding probable WRKY transcription factor 75, which yields MENYQMFLPVSLPSNMALNSQVFDNFHGDTSNGMLSSDMKTDKLIQAAQVKEVVENGGFVGSETEIKSGGDCNKKKEKKTRKPRYAFQTRSQVDILDDGYRWRKYGQKAVKNNKFPRSYYRCTHQGCNVKKQVQRLTKDETLVLTTYEGVHTHPIDNPTDNFHHILSQMQIYTPF from the exons ATGGAGAACTATCAAATGTTTCTTCCCGTCTCTTTACCATCGAACATGGCGCTTAATTCTCAAGTTTTTGACAATTTTCATGGGGACACCTCAAATGGGATGTTGTCGTCGGATATGAAGACAGACAAGTTGATCCAAGCAGCACAAGTTAAAGAGGTAGTTGAAAATGGGGGATTTGTTGGTTCTGAAACAGAGATAAAATCAGGTGGTGATTgtaataaaaagaaggaaaagaagacAAGGAAGCCTAGGTATGCTTTTCAAACAAGGAGTCAGGTTGATATACTTGATGATGGATATCGTTGGAGGAAATATGGGCAAAAAGCTGTTAAGAACAACAAATTCCCAAG AAGCTACTATCGATGCACACATCAAGGATGCAATGTAAAGAAGCAAGTCCAACGTCTAACCAAAGATGAAACTCTGGTCCTTACCACTTACGAGGGGGTTCACACTCATCCCATCGACAACCCAACTGACAATTTTCATCATATCTTGAGTCAAATGCAAATTTACACACCCTTTTAA